Proteins encoded by one window of Triticum urartu cultivar G1812 unplaced genomic scaffold, Tu2.1 TuUngrouped_contig_7994, whole genome shotgun sequence:
- the LOC125531744 gene encoding F-box protein At5g18160-like: MASNQKLSPIIRHSKLIKLVGACDGLLILSSGSYFWICNPTTGKCAPLPQPRVQSSSPWGSDFYIAGFYRHQPSGEYRVLWFSYVCHRGYVLTVGSDKPRSISRPSVSSRLPRYSCQDAFDSCYSSQLNHRGNLHWLTGIYMETPVDIMVFDTVTETFRWMRSPDQLGCRLSLLEMDDKLASCSSSNATIEIWVMQDYDAEDWALKYRINLLAMKTSPQFGLSVRFISKMALLNQRELLTCSCTGPQGPDFLLHCDIDGMFLGYVEIKEAKHPVYFTNQYIQESLIPLPFSEMQEERFVYTEPPLFVGL; the protein is encoded by the coding sequence ATGGCCTCCAATCAAAAGCTCTCACCAATCATTCGACACTCTAAGTTAATTAAACTCGTGGGTGCCTGTGATGGCCTTCTTATCTTGTCCAGCGGATCTTATTTCTGGATCTGCAACCCAACCACTGGCAAATGTGCTCCACTACCACAACCCCGAGTTCAATCTTCATCGCCATGGGGTTCCGACTTCTACATAGCCGGATTCTACCGGCACCAACCATCTGGGGAATACCGGGTGCTCTGGTTCTCATATGTCTGCCATCGTGGCTACGTTCTCACGGTAGGATCTGACAAGCCGAGAAGCATCAGTCGGCCGTCAGTGTCATCGCGTTTGCCAAGATATAGTTGTCAAGATGCTTTTGATTCCTGCTATAGTTCACAACTCAATCACCGCGGCAACCTGCACTGGTTAACAGGAATCTACATGGAGACTCCTGTGGACATTATGGTGTTCGACACAGTAACTGAGACGTTCCGGTGGATGCGCAGTCCTGACCAGCTGGGCTGTCGTTTGTCGTTGTTGGAGATGGACGACAAGCTTGCTTCATGCAGCAGCAGTAATGCTACCATAGAGATTTGGGTTATGCAAGACTATGATGCTGAGGACTGGGCCTTGAAGTACCGGATTAACTTGTTAGCGATGAAGACGTCACCACAGTTTGGTTTAAGTGTGAGATTTATTTCTAAGATGGCGCTGCTTAACCAGCGTGAGCTGCTGACCTGTTCGTGTACTGGCCCACAGGGTCCTGACTTTCTGTTGCATTGTGACATTGATGGAATGTTTTTGGGTTATGTCGAAATCAAAGAGGCCAAGCATCCAGTATACTTCACTAATCAGTACATCCAGGAGAGCCTGATTCCACTTCCGTTCAGTGAGATGCAAGAAGAAAGATTTGTGTATACGGAGCCTCCATTGTTCGTAGGGCTATAA